The following proteins are co-located in the Helicobacter acinonychis genome:
- the pheS gene encoding phenylalanine--tRNA ligase subunit alpha — protein sequence MHTLIERLEKVTNNKELEEVRLNALGKKGVFADKFNQLKNLNGGEKNAFAKEIHHYKQAFEKAFELKKKAIIELELEERLKKEKIDVSLFNTTKTSSSHPLNYTKNKIIEFFTPLGYKLEIGSLVEDDFHNFSALNLPPYHPARDMQDTFYFKDHKLLRTHTSPVQIHTMQEQTPPIKMICLGETFRRDYDLTHTPMFHQIEGLVVDQKGNIHFTHLKGVIEDFLHYFFGGVKLRWRSSFFPFTEPSAEVDISCVFCKQEGCRVCSHMGWLEVLGCGMVNNAVFEAIGYKGMSGFAFGMGIERLAMLTCQINDLRSFFETDLRVLEGF from the coding sequence TTGCACACCTTAATAGAGCGATTAGAAAAGGTTACTAATAACAAAGAATTAGAAGAAGTGCGCTTGAATGCTTTGGGTAAAAAAGGGGTTTTTGCGGATAAATTCAACCAACTTAAAAATCTAAACGGCGGAGAAAAAAACGCCTTTGCTAAAGAAATCCACCATTATAAACAAGCGTTTGAAAAAGCCTTTGAATTGAAAAAAAAGGCTATCATAGAGCTTGAGTTAGAAGAACGCTTGAAAAAAGAAAAAATTGATGTGAGTTTGTTTAACACTACCAAAACAAGCTCTTCTCACCCTTTAAATTACACTAAAAATAAAATCATTGAATTTTTTACCCCTTTAGGATACAAGCTTGAAATCGGCTCTTTAGTGGAAGATGATTTTCATAATTTTAGCGCTTTAAACTTGCCCCCTTACCATCCGGCAAGAGATATGCAAGATACTTTCTACTTTAAAGATCACAAACTTTTAAGGACCCACACTTCGCCTGTGCAAATCCACACCATGCAAGAACAAACCCCCCCCATTAAAATGATTTGTTTAGGCGAAACCTTTAGACGCGATTATGATTTGACCCACACGCCCATGTTCCATCAAATTGAAGGGCTTGTCGTGGATCAAAAAGGGAATATCCATTTCACGCATTTAAAGGGCGTGATAGAAGACTTTTTGCATTATTTCTTTGGGGGCGTGAAATTAAGGTGGCGCTCTAGCTTTTTCCCTTTCACAGAGCCAAGCGCTGAAGTGGATATTAGTTGTGTGTTTTGCAAGCAAGAAGGCTGTAGGGTTTGCTCGCATATGGGCTGGCTAGAAGTGTTAGGCTGTGGCATGGTCAATAATGCGGTGTTTGAAGCCATAGGGTATAAGGGCATGAGTGGGTTTGCCTTTGGCATGGGGATTGAAAGATTAGCCATGCTAACTTGTCAAATCAATGATTTACGCAGTTTCTTTGAAACTGATTTAAGGGTGTTGGAGGGTTTTTAA
- the pheT gene encoding phenylalanine--tRNA ligase subunit beta: MKLSVNDLNVFVNTPKNITKLCENLSCLGLEVEGCVSCVAPKNVVVGKVLEKASHKNAEKLSVCQVDIGKEVLQIVCGAKNVAQDQFVPVALNGAIISSTTIAPTEIRGVESHGMICSSAELGFPKINDGILELDESVGELVVGKELSEYAPFNTHVLEISLTPNRGDCLSVLGVAREISAFYRAPLKPIKALNFTQKSDSIVLDIDENIQSHLAYYLIHNHSLKTPLNIKLSLAHNNALSENDLKNFIEFSMHFSGVIMNIYYLNAYSLNTPIDLSVKNDENNLESVYINHQKLSTIAIKHQNQDNLSEYLLLEASYTDPISLSLRLHALKNKTLQKDNALIYRSTRGSNPNLLDGLNFLSTHLKTAILESKQTKYSLKNHALTFKVEDIAEILGLVIEEETIQSVLKNLGFEVKIKGSNIEVITPNFRHDIKTIQDIAEEILRFLGIDNLISKPLHCVSSKNSNPHYETHRFFENLKHKALACGFKEVIHYVFYSKEKQQKLGFEILEDPLELQNPITTELNTLRTSLVCGLLDASLRNKNLGFKSIALYEKGSVYNSKREEIQKLGFLASGLQTKESYPYAKGKAWDFYSFAECVSKIVGDFSLEKLDTKTPINHPYQSAKIIQNNEVIGVIAKIHPKVIQELDLLESYYAEIDASKLKHPTMLLKPFSIYPSSVRDLTLIIDEDTAFNKIKKALKDAQIPNLSEILPLDIFKENNNAIALSVRCMIHSLEKTLNDEEVNLAVQRVLEILEKNFNVRLKG, translated from the coding sequence ATGAAACTAAGCGTTAATGATTTGAATGTTTTTGTCAATACGCCTAAAAATATAACCAAACTCTGTGAAAATTTGAGTTGCTTAGGTTTAGAAGTGGAGGGCTGTGTTTCTTGTGTCGCTCCTAAAAATGTGGTTGTGGGTAAGGTTTTAGAAAAAGCCTCTCATAAAAACGCCGAAAAACTCAGCGTGTGTCAAGTGGATATTGGCAAGGAAGTGTTGCAAATCGTGTGTGGGGCTAAAAATGTTGCACAAGATCAATTCGTGCCAGTCGCTTTGAATGGGGCGATAATAAGCTCAACAACAATCGCTCCAACTGAGATTAGGGGGGTTGAAAGCCATGGAATGATTTGTTCTAGCGCTGAATTAGGCTTTCCTAAAATCAATGATGGTATTTTAGAATTAGATGAGAGTGTTGGGGAGTTGGTCGTAGGGAAAGAATTGAGTGAATACGCCCCTTTCAACACGCATGTTTTAGAAATTTCATTAACCCCCAATCGTGGGGATTGCTTGAGTGTTTTAGGCGTTGCTAGAGAAATTAGCGCGTTTTATCGCGCGCCCCTAAAACCTATTAAGGCTTTAAATTTTACGCAAAAAAGCGATTCAATCGTGCTTGATATTGATGAAAATATCCAGTCGCATTTGGCTTATTATTTGATCCACAACCATTCTTTAAAAACCCCTTTAAACATCAAACTCTCACTCGCTCATAATAACGCCTTGAGTGAGAATGATCTAAAAAATTTCATAGAATTTAGCATGCATTTTAGTGGGGTAATAATGAATATTTATTATTTGAACGCTTATAGCCTAAATACCCCTATTGATTTAAGCGTCAAAAACGATGAAAACAACCTTGAAAGCGTTTATATTAATCATCAAAAACTCTCCACTATCGCTATCAAGCATCAAAATCAAGACAATTTAAGCGAGTATTTGCTTTTAGAAGCGAGTTATACCGATCCTATTAGCCTGTCTTTAAGGTTACACGCCCTAAAAAACAAAACGCTTCAAAAAGACAACGCCCTTATTTATAGAAGCACTAGGGGGAGCAACCCTAATTTATTAGATGGCTTGAATTTTTTAAGCACCCATTTAAAAACCGCTATTTTGGAAAGCAAACAAACCAAGTATTCTTTAAAAAACCACGCCCTTACATTCAAAGTTGAAGACATTGCTGAAATTTTAGGGCTTGTTATAGAGGAAGAAACAATTCAAAGCGTTTTAAAAAATTTAGGCTTTGAAGTCAAAATAAAAGGGTCAAATATAGAAGTTATAACGCCCAACTTTAGGCATGATATTAAAACGATCCAAGATATTGCTGAAGAGATCTTACGCTTTTTAGGGATTGATAATTTGATTTCTAAACCCCTTCATTGTGTTAGCAGTAAAAATTCAAACCCCCATTATGAAACGCACCGCTTTTTTGAAAACCTTAAACACAAGGCTCTTGCTTGCGGTTTTAAAGAAGTGATCCATTATGTGTTTTATTCTAAAGAAAAACAACAAAAATTGGGCTTTGAGATTTTAGAAGATCCCCTAGAATTACAAAACCCTATCACAACGGAGTTAAACACTCTTAGAACGAGTCTTGTTTGCGGGCTTTTAGACGCAAGCTTAAGGAATAAAAATTTAGGGTTTAAAAGCATAGCTTTGTATGAAAAGGGAAGCGTGTATAATTCTAAAAGAGAAGAAATCCAAAAACTAGGCTTTTTAGCGAGCGGCTTACAAACTAAAGAAAGTTACCCTTATGCCAAAGGCAAGGCGTGGGATTTTTACTCTTTTGCCGAATGCGTTTCAAAAATTGTAGGGGATTTTAGCTTGGAAAAACTAGACACTAAAACCCCCATTAACCACCCCTACCAGAGCGCTAAAATCATTCAAAATAATGAAGTAATAGGCGTAATCGCCAAAATCCACCCTAAAGTTATCCAAGAATTGGATTTATTGGAAAGCTATTATGCTGAAATAGACGCTTCTAAACTCAAGCACCCTACCATGTTATTAAAACCCTTTAGCATTTACCCTAGCAGTGTGAGGGATTTGACTCTCATCATTGATGAGGATACCGCTTTTAATAAAATTAAAAAAGCTCTAAAAGACGCTCAAATCCCTAATTTAAGCGAAATTCTACCCCTTGATATTTTTAAAGAAAACAATAACGCAATAGCTTTAAGCGTGCGTTGCATGATCCATTCTTTAGAAAAAACCCTAAATGATGAAGAGGTCAATTTAGCCGTGCAAAGAGTACTAGAAATTTTAGAAAAAAATTTTAACGTCCGCCTCAAAGGATAA
- the aroA gene encoding 3-phosphoshikimate 1-carboxyvinyltransferase, with the protein MIELDINASDKSLSHRAVIFSLLAKKPCFVRNFLMGGDCLSSLEIAQNLGARVENIAKNSFKITPPWALKEPRKILNCNNSGTSMRLYSGLLSAQKGLFVLSGDNSLNSRPMKRIIEPLKAFGTKILGREDNHFAPLVILGSPLKACDYESPIASAQVKSAFILSALQAQGTSTYRESELSRNHTEIMLKSLGANIKDQDGVLKISPLEKPLEAFDFKIANDPSSAFFFALACAILPKSRLLLKNVLLNPTRIEAFEVLKKMGTHIECVIKSKDLEIIGDIYIEHALLKAITIDQNIASLIDEIPALGIAMLFAKGKSVVKNAKDLRSKESDRIKALISNLKALGIECEEFEDGFYIEGLEDISQLKQRFSQIKPPIIKSFNDHRIAMSFAILTLMLPLEIDNLECANISFPQFKRLLNLFKKGSLHGN; encoded by the coding sequence TTGATAGAGCTTGATATTAACGCTAGCGACAAATCGCTCTCACACAGAGCCGTCATTTTTAGTCTGCTTGCCAAAAAGCCTTGTTTTGTGCGGAATTTTTTAATGGGAGGAGATTGTTTAAGTTCTTTAGAAATCGCTCAAAATTTAGGGGCTAGAGTAGAGAATATCGCCAAAAATTCTTTTAAGATCACGCCCCCATGGGCCTTAAAAGAGCCTAGAAAGATTTTAAATTGTAACAATTCTGGCACTAGCATGCGTTTATACAGTGGGCTTTTAAGCGCTCAAAAAGGGCTTTTTGTTTTAAGTGGGGACAATTCCCTAAATTCACGCCCCATGAAAAGAATCATTGAGCCTTTAAAGGCTTTTGGGACAAAAATTTTGGGGAGAGAGGATAACCATTTCGCCCCTTTAGTGATCTTAGGGAGTCCTTTAAAAGCTTGCGATTATGAAAGCCCTATCGCTTCAGCCCAAGTCAAAAGCGCTTTTATTTTAAGTGCCTTGCAAGCTCAAGGCACAAGCACCTATAGAGAAAGCGAGCTTAGCCGTAACCACACAGAAATCATGCTTAAAAGTTTAGGAGCTAATATTAAAGATCAGGACGGCGTTTTAAAAATTTCGCCCCTAGAAAAACCCCTAGAAGCTTTTGATTTTAAGATAGCCAATGATCCGTCTAGTGCATTTTTTTTCGCTCTCGCTTGCGCTATTCTGCCAAAAAGCCGCCTTCTTTTAAAAAATGTCCTACTCAATCCCACTCGCATAGAAGCTTTTGAAGTTTTGAAAAAAATGGGCACTCATATAGAGTGTGTTATCAAGTCCAAAGATTTAGAAATTATAGGCGATATTTATATAGAACATGCCCTTTTAAAAGCGATCACTATTGATCAAAATATCGCTAGTCTTATTGATGAAATCCCCGCTTTAGGTATCGCTATGCTTTTTGCAAAAGGTAAAAGCGTGGTCAAAAACGCTAAAGATTTACGATCTAAAGAAAGCGATAGGATCAAAGCACTTATTTCTAACCTCAAAGCTTTAGGAATTGAATGCGAAGAATTTGAAGACGGATTTTATATAGAGGGATTAGAAGATATAAGCCAGTTAAAGCAGCGCTTTTCTCAAATTAAACCCCCTATTATTAAAAGCTTTAATGACCACAGGATCGCGATGAGTTTTGCTATTTTAACCTTAATGCTGCCTTTAGAAATTGATAATTTAGAATGTGCAAACATTTCTTTCCCGCAATTCAAGCGTTTGCTCAATTTATTTAAAAAAGGGAGTCTCCATGGAAATTAA
- a CDS encoding 4-hydroxy-3-methylbut-2-enyl diphosphate reductase: MEIKMAKDYGFCFGVKRAIQIAEKNQNSLIFGSLIHNAKEINRLEKNFNVKIEEDPKKIPKDKSVIIRTHGIPKQDLEYLKNKGVKITDATCPYVIKPQQIVESMSKEGYQIVLFGDINHPEVKGVISYATNQALVVNSLEKLQEKKLQRKVALVSQTTKQTPKLLQIASYLVEKCTEVRIFNTICNATSYNQKAALDLSKEVDIMIVVGGKTSSNTKQLLSIAKQHCKDSYLVEDENELEMAWFKDKKLCGITAGASTPDWIIENVKQKISTI, translated from the coding sequence ATGGAAATTAAAATGGCTAAGGATTATGGTTTTTGTTTTGGTGTCAAAAGAGCGATACAGATCGCTGAAAAAAATCAAAATAGCCTGATTTTTGGCTCGCTCATCCATAACGCTAAAGAAATCAATCGTTTGGAAAAAAACTTCAATGTGAAAATTGAAGAAGATCCTAAAAAAATCCCTAAAGACAAGAGCGTGATCATAAGAACCCATGGCATTCCCAAGCAAGATTTAGAATATTTGAAAAATAAGGGGGTAAAAATCACTGATGCGACCTGTCCGTATGTGATCAAACCCCAACAAATCGTAGAATCCATGAGTAAAGAGGGGTATCAGATCGTGCTTTTTGGGGATATTAACCACCCTGAAGTCAAGGGCGTGATTAGCTATGCCACTAATCAAGCTTTAGTAGTCAATTCTTTAGAAAAATTGCAAGAAAAAAAGCTCCAACGAAAAGTGGCTCTAGTCTCTCAAACCACCAAACAAACCCCAAAACTCTTACAAATCGCTTCTTATTTGGTTGAAAAATGCACTGAAGTGCGTATTTTTAACACGATCTGCAACGCCACTTCCTACAACCAAAAAGCCGCTTTGGATTTGAGTAAAGAAGTGGATATTATGATAGTCGTGGGCGGTAAAACTTCTTCAAACACCAAACAGCTCTTAAGCATCGCCAAACAGCATTGTAAAGACAGCTACTTGGTAGAAGATGAAAACGAATTGGAAATGGCGTGGTTTAAGGATAAAAAATTGTGCGGAATTACCGCTGGGGCTTCCACGCCGGATTGGATTATAGAAAATGTCAAGCAAAAAATTAGCACGATTTAA
- a CDS encoding 30S ribosomal protein S1, translating into MSKLADHQYFNDEEEDFAKLLEKEEALEKGTIKEGLIVSINENDGYAMVSVGGKTEGRLALSEIKDEKGQLLYQKNDPIVVHVSERGERPSVSYKKAISQQKVQAKIEELGENYENAIIEGKIVGKNKGGYIVESQGVEYFLSRSHSSLKNDANHIGKCIKACIIRVDKENHSINISRKRFFEVNDKRQLEISKELLESAEPVLGIVRQIAPFGVFVEAKGIEGLVHYSEISHKGPVNPEKYYKEGDEVYVKAIAYDEEKRRLSLSIKATIEDPWEEIQGKLKSGYAIKVVVSNIEHYGVFVDIGNDIEGFLHVSEISWDKNVSHPNTYLSLGQEIDVKIIDIDPKNRRLRVSLKQLTNRPFDVFETKYQVGDVIEGKVATLTDFGAFLNLGGVDGLLHNHDAFWDKDKKCKDHYKIGDVIKVKILKINKKDKKVSLSAKHLLTSPTEKFAQKHKMDSVIQGKVVSIKDFGVFIHADGIDVLIKNEDLNPLKKDEIKMGQEITCVVVAIEKSNNKVRASVHRLERKKEKEELQAFNTNNDKMTLGDILKEKL; encoded by the coding sequence ATGAGCAAGCTAGCAGATCATCAGTATTTTAATGACGAGGAGGAAGACTTCGCAAAACTTTTAGAAAAAGAAGAAGCCCTAGAAAAGGGCACCATCAAAGAAGGGTTAATCGTTTCCATCAATGAGAATGATGGTTATGCCATGGTGAGCGTGGGCGGTAAGACAGAAGGTCGTTTGGCTTTGAGTGAGATCAAAGATGAAAAGGGGCAGTTGTTGTATCAAAAAAATGACCCCATTGTCGTGCATGTCTCTGAAAGAGGCGAACGCCCTAGCGTTTCTTACAAAAAAGCGATCTCCCAACAGAAAGTTCAAGCTAAAATTGAAGAATTAGGCGAAAATTACGAAAACGCCATTATTGAGGGCAAGATTGTAGGCAAGAATAAAGGGGGTTATATCGTGGAGTCTCAAGGCGTGGAGTACTTTCTCTCCCGCTCGCACTCTTCTTTAAAAAATGACGCAAACCATATCGGTAAGTGCATTAAAGCGTGCATCATTCGTGTGGATAAAGAAAACCACTCTATCAATATTTCTCGCAAACGATTCTTTGAGGTTAATGACAAACGACAGCTTGAAATTTCTAAAGAATTGTTAGAATCTGCAGAGCCGGTGTTAGGGATTGTGCGGCAGATCGCCCCTTTTGGCGTTTTTGTAGAAGCTAAAGGGATCGAAGGTCTAGTCCATTATTCTGAAATCAGCCATAAGGGTCCGGTAAATCCTGAGAAATACTACAAAGAGGGCGACGAAGTCTATGTCAAAGCTATCGCTTATGATGAAGAAAAAAGGCGTCTTTCGCTATCCATAAAAGCGACCATAGAAGACCCATGGGAAGAGATCCAAGGCAAATTAAAATCCGGATACGCCATTAAGGTGGTGGTGAGCAATATTGAACATTATGGGGTGTTTGTGGATATTGGGAATGATATTGAAGGCTTTTTGCATGTTTCTGAAATCTCTTGGGATAAAAATGTCAGCCACCCTAACACCTACTTGAGTTTGGGGCAAGAGATTGATGTAAAAATCATTGATATTGATCCTAAAAACCGTCGCTTAAGGGTTTCTTTAAAACAACTCACCAACAGACCCTTTGATGTTTTTGAAACTAAATATCAAGTGGGAGATGTTATAGAGGGCAAAGTAGCGACTCTAACGGATTTTGGGGCGTTTTTAAATTTGGGTGGGGTGGATGGTTTGCTCCACAACCACGACGCTTTTTGGGATAAAGATAAAAAATGCAAAGACCACTATAAAATTGGCGATGTGATCAAAGTGAAAATCCTTAAAATCAACAAAAAAGATAAAAAGGTTTCTTTGAGTGCGAAACACTTGCTCACTTCCCCCACGGAAAAATTCGCTCAAAAGCATAAAATGGATAGCGTGATCCAAGGCAAAGTGGTGAGTATCAAGGATTTTGGCGTCTTTATCCATGCTGATGGCATTGATGTGTTGATTAAAAATGAAGATTTAAACCCCTTGAAAAAAGATGAAATTAAAATGGGGCAAGAAATCACTTGCGTGGTTGTTGCGATTGAAAAGTCTAACAACAAAGTGCGTGCTTCTGTGCATAGGCTAGAGCGTAAAAAAGAAAAAGAAGAATTGCAAGCCTTTAACACGAACAATGATAAAATGACTTTAGGGGATATTCTTAAAGAAAAACTCTAG
- the serA gene encoding phosphoglycerate dehydrogenase yields the protein MYQVAICDPIHAKGIQILEAQKDIVLHDYSKCSKNELLEKLIPMDALITRSMTPITSDFLKPLTHLKSIVRAGVGVDNIDLESCSQKGIVVMNIPTANTIAAVELTMAHLINAVRLFPCANDQIKHQRLWKREDWYGTELKNKKLGIIGFGNIGSRVGIRAKAFEMEVLAYDPYIPSSKATDLGVIYTKNFEDILQCDMITIHTPKNKETINMIGTKEIERMKKGVILINCARGGLYSEDALYEALETKKVRWLGIDVFSKEPGIHNKLLDLPNVYATPHIGANTLESQEEISKQAAQGVMESLRGSSHPHALNLPMQAFDASTKAYLNLAQKLGYFSSQIHKSVCQKIDFSLCGEINQFKDALVAFMLVGVLKPIVGDKINYINAPFVAKERGIEIKVSLKESALPYKNMLSLTLNATNGAISVSGTVFEEDILKLTEIDGFHIDIEPKGKMLLFRNTDIPGVIGSVGNVFARHGINIADFRLGRNTQKEALALIIVDEEVSLEVLEELKNIPACLSVHYVVI from the coding sequence ATGTATCAAGTAGCCATTTGCGACCCCATCCATGCCAAAGGCATTCAAATTTTAGAAGCTCAAAAAGATATTGTTTTGCATGATTATTCCAAATGCTCTAAAAATGAGCTTTTAGAAAAACTCATTCCTATGGATGCACTCATCACTCGTAGCATGACCCCTATCACAAGCGATTTTTTAAAGCCTCTAACCCATTTAAAATCCATTGTAAGAGCGGGTGTAGGAGTGGATAATATTGATTTAGAAAGTTGCTCTCAAAAAGGCATTGTAGTGATGAATATCCCTACCGCTAACACGATCGCCGCTGTGGAATTGACCATGGCGCATTTAATTAATGCGGTGCGATTGTTTCCTTGTGCGAATGATCAAATCAAACACCAAAGGCTATGGAAGAGAGAAGATTGGTATGGAACGGAATTGAAAAATAAAAAGCTAGGCATTATTGGTTTTGGGAATATTGGCTCTAGGGTGGGCATTAGAGCAAAAGCGTTTGAAATGGAAGTTCTAGCCTATGACCCTTATATCCCTTCTTCAAAAGCCACTGATTTAGGAGTCATTTACACAAAAAATTTTGAAGATATTTTACAATGCGACATGATCACTATCCACACCCCTAAAAATAAAGAAACCATTAACATGATAGGCACTAAAGAGATTGAACGCATGAAAAAAGGGGTTATCTTGATCAATTGCGCTAGGGGTGGGCTTTATAGTGAAGACGCTCTTTATGAAGCTTTAGAAACTAAAAAAGTGCGTTGGCTTGGCATTGATGTTTTTTCTAAAGAGCCAGGTATTCATAACAAGCTTTTAGACTTGCCTAATGTTTATGCGACCCCCCATATTGGTGCAAACACTTTAGAATCCCAAGAAGAAATTTCCAAGCAAGCCGCCCAAGGGGTTATGGAATCTTTAAGGGGTTCAAGCCATCCGCATGCCCTAAATTTACCCATGCAAGCTTTTGATGCCAGCACTAAAGCCTACTTGAATTTAGCTCAAAAACTAGGTTATTTTTCCAGTCAAATCCATAAGAGCGTGTGCCAAAAGATTGATTTTAGTCTTTGTGGAGAGATCAATCAATTTAAAGACGCTCTTGTTGCTTTCATGTTAGTGGGGGTATTAAAACCCATTGTAGGGGATAAAATCAATTACATTAACGCCCCCTTTGTAGCCAAAGAAAGAGGCATTGAAATCAAGGTTAGCCTTAAAGAAAGTGCTTTACCTTATAAAAACATGCTCTCTTTAACCCTAAATGCAACTAATGGTGCGATCAGCGTGAGCGGCACGGTGTTTGAAGAGGATATTTTAAAACTCACTGAGATTGATGGGTTTCATATTGATATAGAGCCAAAGGGCAAAATGCTTTTATTTAGGAATACGGATATTCCAGGCGTTATCGGAAGCGTGGGGAATGTATTTGCTAGACATGGCATTAATATCGCTGACTTTCGTTTGGGGCGCAACACGCAAAAAGAAGCCCTAGCGCTCATTATTGTAGATGAAGAGGTTTCTTTGGAAGTTTTAGAAGAGCTTAAAAACATTCCTGCGTGTTTAAGCGTTCATTATGTGGTTATTTAA
- a CDS encoding menaquinone biosynthesis decarboxylase: MRDFVKLLKEHNELEIIDAPLEVDLEIAHLAYIEAKKPNGGKALLFTHPIRKERNQIKTFDMPILMNAFGSFKRLELLLKTPIEDLQQRMQAFLHFSAPKNFAESLKVLKDLWALRHIFPKKTARPKNLITKQNEEVNLWDLPVLKTWEKDGGAFITMGQVYTQSLDNKKKNLGMYRLQVYDKNHLGLHWQIHKDSQLFFHEYAKAKVKMPVSIAIGGDLLYTWCATAPLPYGIYELMLYGFIREKKAQVMPCLSNPLSVPKDCDIVIEGFVDCEKLELEGPFGDHTGYYTPIEPYPILEVKTISCKKDSIYLATVVGKPPLEDKYMGYLTERLFLPLLKTNAPNLIDYYMPENGVFHNLILAQIHTHYNAHAKQVMHAFWGVGQMSFVKHAIFVNEDAPNLRDTNAIIEYVLENFSKENALISQGVCDALDHASPEYAMGGKLGIDATSKSNTPYPTLLDDNALLALLQDKMPNIILLKQYYPHTRNPICVISVEKKDKSIIELAKNLLGFEEYLRIVVFVEHTSNDLNNPYMLLWRVVNNIDAQHDILTSKHCFFIDATNKGIMDKHFREWPTETNCSMEVIENLKKKGFLKDFEKLNQKFHLTHSFSTHKEEL, translated from the coding sequence ATGCGAGATTTTGTAAAGCTTTTAAAAGAGCATAATGAATTAGAAATCATTGACGCTCCCCTTGAAGTGGATTTAGAAATCGCTCATTTGGCTTATATAGAAGCGAAAAAACCTAATGGAGGCAAAGCTCTCTTATTCACGCACCCCATAAGAAAAGAGCGTAATCAAATCAAAACCTTTGACATGCCTATTTTAATGAACGCTTTTGGCTCATTCAAACGCTTAGAGCTTTTATTAAAAACCCCCATAGAGGATTTGCAACAACGCATGCAAGCTTTCTTGCACTTTAGTGCTCCTAAAAATTTCGCTGAAAGTTTGAAAGTCTTAAAGGATTTATGGGCTTTAAGACACATTTTCCCTAAAAAAACCGCTCGCCCTAAAAACCTCATCACCAAACAAAACGAAGAGGTTAATCTATGGGATCTACCTGTTTTAAAAACTTGGGAAAAAGATGGTGGGGCTTTCATCACTATGGGGCAAGTCTATACCCAAAGCCTAGATAATAAAAAAAAGAATTTAGGCATGTATCGTTTGCAAGTTTATGATAAAAACCATTTAGGCTTGCATTGGCAAATCCATAAAGACTCCCAACTCTTTTTCCACGAATACGCTAAAGCTAAAGTCAAAATGCCTGTAAGCATTGCGATTGGTGGGGATTTGCTCTATACATGGTGTGCTACTGCCCCCCTACCTTATGGTATTTATGAGCTCATGCTCTATGGGTTTATTAGAGAGAAAAAAGCACAAGTGATGCCATGTTTGAGTAATCCTTTAAGCGTGCCAAAAGATTGCGACATTGTGATAGAGGGGTTTGTGGATTGCGAAAAGCTAGAGCTTGAAGGGCCTTTTGGGGATCACACTGGCTATTATACCCCCATTGAGCCTTACCCTATTTTAGAAGTCAAAACCATTAGTTGCAAAAAAGATTCCATTTATTTAGCCACCGTAGTGGGTAAGCCCCCTTTAGAAGACAAATACATGGGGTATTTGACTGAACGCTTATTCTTGCCTTTGCTAAAAACCAACGCCCCCAATCTTATAGACTATTACATGCCAGAAAATGGGGTGTTTCATAATTTGATTTTAGCTCAAATACACACGCACTACAACGCCCATGCCAAACAAGTCATGCATGCTTTTTGGGGGGTGGGGCAAATGAGTTTTGTCAAACATGCGATTTTTGTCAATGAAGACGCTCCCAATTTAAGAGACACCAACGCTATCATTGAGTATGTATTAGAAAATTTTTCTAAAGAAAACGCGCTCATCTCTCAAGGCGTGTGTGATGCATTAGATCATGCAAGCCCTGAATACGCTATGGGGGGGAAACTTGGTATTGATGCGACCTCTAAAAGCAATACCCCCTACCCCACGCTTTTAGATGACAATGCCCTATTGGCACTTTTACAAGATAAAATGCCAAATATCATTCTTTTGAAACAATACTATCCGCACACTCGTAACCCTATTTGTGTGATTAGCGTGGAAAAGAAAGATAAAAGCATCATTGAATTGGCTAAAAACTTGTTAGGTTTTGAAGAATATTTACGCATTGTGGTGTTTGTAGAGCATACAAGCAACGATTTGAATAACCCCTACATGTTATTGTGGCGCGTTGTTAATAATATTGACGCGCAGCACGATATTCTCACCTCTAAACATTGCTTTTTTATAGACGCTACCAATAAGGGCATTATGGACAAACATTTTAGAGAATGGCCCACAGAAACGAATTGCTCTATGGAAGTCATAGAGAATCTAAAAAAGAAAGGGTTTTTAAAGGATTTTGAAAAGTTGAATCAAAAATTCCATCTCACGCATTCTTTTAGCACCCATAAAGAAGAACTATAA